From Kineosporia succinea, the proteins below share one genomic window:
- a CDS encoding ABC transporter permease, whose protein sequence is MGRYIARRLLLMIPVLIGTTFLIYAMAWAVPGDPFASRCGQRPCPEAFVQAETERLHLDQPLPVQYGHFLLNMVQGDFGTTFSGDTVLEAVSKAFPITVKLTVVAILFELILGIGIGTIAALRRGGYLDGFFLFTSLVAISFPSFVIGYVLQYLLGVKAGLFSVTVAAGAPWGDLILPGFVLASLSLAYVLRLTRASMLETLQADHVRTAIAKGLPKSMILRKHVLRNSLIPVITYIGADVGALLGGAIVTEGVFNIQGIGGLIFHALRIRENGTVVGVTTLVVLVILFVNLLVDLLYARLDPRIRYE, encoded by the coding sequence ATGGGGCGTTATATAGCTAGACGCCTGCTGCTGATGATCCCGGTGCTCATCGGCACCACGTTCCTCATCTATGCGATGGCCTGGGCCGTGCCCGGTGACCCGTTCGCCTCTCGATGCGGCCAGCGTCCTTGCCCGGAAGCGTTCGTCCAGGCCGAGACCGAGCGGTTGCATCTCGACCAGCCGCTGCCGGTGCAGTACGGGCACTTCCTCCTGAACATGGTGCAGGGAGACTTCGGCACCACCTTCAGCGGTGACACCGTGCTCGAGGCCGTCTCCAAGGCCTTCCCGATCACCGTCAAGCTGACCGTGGTCGCCATTCTCTTCGAGCTGATCCTCGGGATCGGCATAGGCACGATCGCGGCCCTGCGCCGCGGCGGCTACCTCGACGGATTCTTCCTCTTCACGAGTCTTGTCGCCATTTCTTTTCCGTCGTTCGTCATCGGCTACGTGCTCCAGTACCTGCTGGGTGTGAAGGCCGGGCTGTTCAGCGTGACCGTCGCCGCCGGCGCTCCCTGGGGTGACCTCATCCTCCCCGGGTTCGTGCTGGCGTCGTTGTCGCTGGCCTACGTCCTGAGACTCACCCGGGCCAGCATGCTGGAGACGCTGCAGGCCGACCATGTGCGCACCGCGATCGCCAAGGGCCTGCCCAAGAGCATGATCCTGCGCAAGCACGTCCTGCGGAACTCGCTGATCCCGGTCATCACCTACATCGGCGCCGACGTCGGGGCCCTGCTCGGCGGCGCGATCGTCACCGAGGGTGTGTTCAACATCCAGGGCATCGGTGGCCTGATCTTCCACGCCCTGCGCATCCGCGAGAACGGCACGGTCGTCGGGGTGACCACCCTCGTGGTGCTCGTCATCCTGTTCGTGAACCTTCTCGTGGACCTGCTGTACGCCCGGCTCGACCCAAGGATCCGCTATGAGTGA
- a CDS encoding ABC transporter ATP-binding protein, with the protein MVSTDTPDNRGVTNAGPGIETGSQPAPKPDPDADPILTVRGLVKHFPLRQGVVIKRSVGAVQAVDGVNLEVRPGETIGVVGESGCGKSTLARLLISLETPTAGSIQLNGREMVGSSGSKLKTMRRDVQMIFQDPYTSLNPRMTVGDIIGEPLEIHPDVVPKAQRQERVRELMSLVGLAPEHIHRYAHQFSGGQRQRIGIARGLALNPKLLICDEPVSALDVSVQAQVINLLQDLQKRLGISLIFIAHDLSVVRHISHRVAVMYLGRIVELGEKEQVYNNPQHPYTKALLSAVPNPDPSMRGKGNQIVLEGDPPSPANPPSGCRFRTRCWKAQSVCAEVDPGLELTSSGAQAACHFPGDTPSRPGVAA; encoded by the coding sequence ATGGTGTCCACTGACACTCCGGACAACAGGGGCGTCACCAACGCCGGCCCCGGTATCGAGACCGGCTCGCAGCCGGCCCCGAAGCCGGATCCCGACGCCGACCCGATCCTGACCGTCCGCGGGCTGGTCAAGCACTTCCCGCTGCGCCAGGGCGTCGTCATCAAGCGCAGTGTCGGGGCCGTGCAGGCCGTCGACGGAGTGAACCTCGAGGTCCGGCCGGGCGAGACGATCGGCGTCGTGGGGGAGTCCGGCTGCGGCAAGTCCACGCTGGCCCGGTTGCTGATCTCGCTGGAGACGCCCACCGCCGGATCGATCCAGCTGAACGGCCGCGAGATGGTCGGGTCCTCGGGCTCGAAGCTCAAGACCATGCGCCGTGACGTGCAGATGATCTTCCAGGACCCGTACACGTCGCTGAACCCGAGGATGACGGTCGGCGACATCATCGGCGAGCCGCTGGAGATCCACCCCGACGTGGTGCCGAAGGCGCAGCGTCAGGAGCGGGTGCGGGAGCTGATGTCGCTCGTCGGTCTGGCTCCCGAGCACATCCACCGGTACGCGCACCAGTTCTCCGGTGGTCAGCGTCAGCGCATCGGCATCGCCCGCGGCCTGGCCCTGAACCCGAAGCTGCTGATCTGCGACGAGCCGGTCTCCGCGCTCGACGTCTCGGTGCAGGCGCAGGTCATCAACCTGCTCCAGGACCTGCAGAAGCGGCTGGGGATCTCGCTGATCTTCATCGCGCACGACCTGTCGGTGGTGCGGCACATCAGCCACCGGGTGGCCGTGATGTACCTGGGCCGGATCGTCGAGCTCGGCGAGAAGGAGCAGGTCTACAACAACCCGCAGCACCCGTACACCAAGGCGCTGCTCTCGGCCGTCCCGAACCCCGACCCGTCGATGCGGGGCAAGGGCAACCAGATCGTGCTCGAGGGTGACCCGCCGAGCCCGGCCAACCCGCCGTCGGGCTGCCGGTTCCGTACGCGGTGCTGGAAGGCGCAGTCGGTGTGCGCCGAGGTCGACCCGGGTCTCGAGCTGACGTCGTCGGGCGCGCAGGCTGCCTGCCACTTCCCGGGTGACACGCCGTCCCGTCCCGGCGTCGCGGCCTAG
- a CDS encoding 4a-hydroxytetrahydrobiopterin dehydratase, with translation MPELLTMQELDTALAGLTAVHKSGTSLLRVRVKAPGFPQAVELVSRVALSAEEMNHHPDIDIRFDKVTFTLSTHSSGGVTALDVELAQRIMMHVDAVGAQALQPAARVELAIDTLDAAAIRPFWRAGLGYVERRGDEGIELHNPDEVGPVVWFQPMDEPRTGRGRIHFDVYVSFDDAPKRVADVVEAGGRLVTDEFAPDWWVLADAEGNELCVCTQ, from the coding sequence ATGCCTGAGCTGCTGACGATGCAGGAACTGGACACCGCACTGGCCGGCCTGACCGCCGTCCACAAATCCGGCACGTCCCTGCTGCGCGTCCGGGTGAAGGCCCCCGGATTCCCCCAGGCGGTCGAGCTGGTGTCCCGCGTCGCCCTGAGCGCGGAGGAGATGAACCACCACCCCGACATCGACATCCGCTTCGACAAGGTCACGTTCACCCTGAGCACGCACTCGTCGGGTGGGGTGACGGCGCTCGACGTCGAGCTCGCGCAGCGCATCATGATGCACGTCGACGCCGTCGGGGCCCAGGCGCTGCAGCCCGCGGCCCGGGTCGAGCTGGCCATCGACACGCTCGACGCCGCCGCGATCCGCCCGTTCTGGCGGGCCGGCCTGGGCTACGTGGAGCGACGGGGTGACGAGGGCATCGAGCTGCACAACCCCGACGAGGTGGGCCCGGTGGTGTGGTTCCAGCCGATGGACGAGCCCCGCACCGGCCGCGGCCGCATCCACTTCGACGTCTACGTGTCCTTCGACGACGCCCCGAAGCGGGTGGCGGACGTGGTGGAGGCCGGCGGGCGCCTGGTCACCGACGAGTTCGCACCGGACTGGTGGGTGCTGGCCGACGCCGAGGGCAACGAGCTGTGCGTCTGCACGCAGTGA
- a CDS encoding ABC transporter ATP-binding protein, translating into MFSKKTQDLGKPEVDENQPLLQVRDLSIVFRTREGSAQAVNKVDLDLKRGETLAILGESGSGKSVSAKAIMGILDMPPAEILSGSIKFRGKDLLKMPEKERRTYRGQRIAMVFQDALSALNPVYPVGEQIGELFQVHRGMSRKDAKKKAIEMMDRVRIPAAASRVGDYPHQFSGGMRQRIMIAMAIALDPDIIIADEPTTALDVTVQAQIMELLAEMRRETGSGLILITHDLGVVAETADMISVMYAGRTVEHGPAVDVFSNPAHPYTVGLMESMPRLTGEGDRLYAIPGLPPSLLALPTGCPFAPRCPRAEDVCRQDPPPPAVEIDGTRYSACHFAEEVVSHGVH; encoded by the coding sequence ATGTTCAGCAAGAAGACGCAGGACCTCGGCAAGCCCGAGGTCGACGAGAACCAGCCGCTGCTGCAGGTTCGCGACCTGAGCATCGTGTTCCGCACCCGTGAGGGTTCGGCCCAGGCCGTCAACAAGGTCGATCTCGACCTGAAGCGGGGCGAGACCCTGGCGATCCTGGGCGAGTCCGGCTCGGGCAAGTCGGTGTCCGCGAAGGCGATCATGGGCATCCTCGACATGCCCCCGGCCGAGATCCTCTCCGGCTCGATCAAGTTCCGCGGCAAAGACCTGCTGAAGATGCCGGAGAAGGAACGCCGCACCTACCGCGGTCAGCGCATCGCCATGGTGTTCCAGGACGCCCTGTCCGCGCTGAACCCGGTCTACCCGGTCGGTGAGCAGATCGGTGAGCTCTTCCAGGTCCACCGCGGGATGTCCCGCAAGGACGCGAAGAAGAAGGCCATCGAGATGATGGACCGGGTGCGGATCCCGGCCGCCGCCTCGCGCGTCGGCGACTACCCGCACCAGTTCTCGGGCGGTATGCGCCAGCGCATCATGATCGCGATGGCGATCGCGCTCGACCCGGACATCATCATCGCCGACGAGCCGACCACCGCCCTGGACGTCACCGTGCAGGCGCAGATCATGGAACTCCTGGCCGAGATGCGCCGGGAGACCGGCAGCGGCCTGATCCTGATCACGCACGACCTCGGCGTGGTGGCCGAGACCGCCGACATGATCAGCGTGATGTACGCGGGCCGGACCGTCGAGCACGGTCCCGCCGTCGACGTCTTCTCCAACCCGGCCCACCCGTACACCGTGGGCCTGATGGAGTCGATGCCGAGGCTCACCGGTGAGGGCGACCGGTTGTACGCCATCCCCGGTCTCCCGCCGAGCCTGCTGGCCCTGCCCACCGGCTGCCCGTTCGCGCCGCGTTGCCCGCGGGCCGAGGACGTGTGCCGTCAGGACCCGCCGCCGCCGGCCGTCGAGATCGACGGAACCCGGTACTCCGCCTGCCACTTCGCCGAGGAGGTCGTCTCCCATGGTGTCCACTGA
- the typA gene encoding translational GTPase TypA, with protein sequence MPTQTRDDLRNVAIVAHVDHGKTTLVDAMLWQTGSFGDHAHVDDRAMDSNDLEREKGITILAKNTAVRYSGPGAPSGGVTFNIIDTPGHADFGGEVERGLSMVDAIALLVDASEGPLPQTRFVLRKALQAHMPVILVVNKTDRPDARIAEVVDETYELFMDLLDGTGLDPDAALDFPIVYASGRAGRASLTRPANGELPDSENLEPLFQVLLDAVPAPSYDDKMPLQAHVTNLDASPFLGRLALCRIHNGTMRKGQQVSWCKQDGTISRVKITELMITKALTREPAEEAGPGDIVAIAGIPDITIGETLADAEDPTPLPLITVDEPAISMTIGANSSPLAGRTVKGTKVTARLIKDRLDRELIGNVSMRVLNTERPDTWEVQGRGELALAILVETMRREMFELTVGKPQVVTKLVDGKVHEPFERLTIDSPEEYMGAITQLLAVRAGRMEQMANHGTGWIRMEWLVPSRGLIGFRTEFLTDTRGTGIAHATFEGYEPWVGELRTRPSGSLVADRPGAVTAFAITNLQERGTLFVEPTTMVYEGMIVGENSRADDMDVNITKEKKLTNMRSSTADNFERLVPPRKLSLEQCLEFCRDDECVEVTPEAVRIRKVNLDATERARAAARAKKG encoded by the coding sequence ATGCCTACGCAGACCCGTGACGACCTGCGCAATGTCGCCATTGTCGCCCACGTCGACCACGGAAAGACCACGCTCGTCGATGCCATGCTCTGGCAGACCGGCTCCTTCGGCGACCACGCACACGTGGACGACCGGGCGATGGACTCCAACGACCTGGAGCGCGAGAAGGGCATCACCATTCTCGCGAAGAACACCGCTGTGCGGTACTCCGGTCCGGGGGCGCCGAGCGGCGGGGTCACCTTCAACATCATCGACACCCCCGGCCACGCCGACTTCGGCGGTGAGGTGGAGCGCGGCCTGAGCATGGTCGACGCGATCGCCCTGCTCGTCGACGCCTCCGAGGGGCCGCTGCCGCAGACGCGCTTCGTGCTGCGCAAGGCCCTGCAGGCGCACATGCCGGTGATCCTGGTGGTCAACAAGACCGACCGCCCCGACGCCCGCATCGCCGAGGTCGTGGACGAGACCTACGAGCTGTTCATGGACCTGCTCGACGGCACCGGCCTCGACCCCGACGCCGCCCTCGACTTCCCGATCGTCTACGCGTCGGGCCGCGCCGGACGGGCCTCGCTGACGCGTCCCGCGAACGGCGAGCTGCCCGACTCGGAGAACCTCGAGCCGCTGTTCCAGGTGCTCCTCGACGCCGTGCCGGCCCCGTCGTACGACGACAAGATGCCGCTGCAGGCGCACGTCACCAACCTCGACGCCTCGCCGTTCCTCGGCCGTCTGGCGCTGTGCCGCATCCACAACGGCACGATGCGCAAGGGCCAGCAGGTGTCGTGGTGCAAGCAGGACGGCACCATCTCCCGGGTCAAGATCACCGAGCTGATGATCACCAAGGCGCTCACCCGCGAGCCCGCCGAGGAGGCCGGCCCCGGTGACATCGTCGCCATCGCCGGTATCCCCGACATCACCATCGGCGAGACCCTGGCCGACGCCGAGGACCCGACCCCGCTGCCCCTCATCACGGTGGACGAGCCGGCCATCTCGATGACCATCGGCGCGAACTCGTCGCCGCTGGCGGGCCGCACGGTCAAGGGCACCAAGGTCACCGCCCGCCTGATCAAGGACCGGCTCGACCGCGAGCTCATCGGTAACGTCTCGATGCGGGTGCTCAACACCGAGCGTCCCGACACCTGGGAGGTGCAGGGCCGCGGTGAGCTGGCGCTGGCCATCCTGGTCGAGACCATGCGCCGCGAGATGTTCGAGCTCACCGTGGGCAAGCCGCAGGTGGTCACCAAGCTCGTCGACGGCAAGGTCCACGAGCCGTTCGAGCGTCTGACCATCGACTCCCCCGAGGAGTACATGGGCGCCATCACGCAGCTCCTGGCGGTCCGCGCGGGCCGGATGGAGCAGATGGCGAACCACGGCACCGGCTGGATCCGCATGGAGTGGCTCGTGCCCTCCCGCGGTCTGATCGGCTTCCGTACCGAGTTCCTCACGGACACCCGCGGTACCGGTATCGCCCACGCCACCTTCGAGGGTTACGAGCCCTGGGTCGGCGAGCTGCGCACCCGTCCCTCCGGCTCCCTGGTGGCCGACCGGCCCGGCGCGGTGACCGCCTTCGCGATCACCAACCTGCAGGAGCGCGGCACGCTCTTCGTCGAGCCGACCACGATGGTCTACGAGGGCATGATCGTCGGTGAGAACTCACGCGCCGACGACATGGACGTGAACATCACCAAGGAGAAGAAGCTCACCAACATGCGCTCGTCCACGGCGGACAACTTCGAGCGCCTGGTGCCGCCGCGCAAGCTCTCCCTGGAGCAGTGCCTGGAGTTCTGCCGCGACGACGAGTGCGTCGAGGTGACCCCCGAGGCCGTGCGCATCCGCAAGGTGAACCTCGACGCCACCGAGCGCGCCCGCGCCGCGGCCCGCGCCAAGAAGGGCTGA
- a CDS encoding (deoxy)nucleoside triphosphate pyrophosphohydrolase, which translates to MSSQDPTMVVGGAVVDDLHRPTVLLAARRTEPPHLAGGWELPGGKVDPGEEPLQALHRELAEELGVKVEVGEELVAPNGLGWDLPPSHRMRVWLVRVTDGEPAPIEVHDELRHLPLGSWTTGVSWLRADVPIVRALTALAEERQGH; encoded by the coding sequence GTGAGTTCTCAGGATCCGACCATGGTCGTCGGGGGCGCCGTGGTCGATGACCTGCACCGTCCCACCGTGCTCCTGGCCGCCCGCCGCACCGAGCCGCCGCACCTGGCCGGGGGCTGGGAACTGCCCGGCGGCAAGGTCGACCCGGGGGAGGAGCCGCTGCAGGCTCTGCACCGCGAGCTGGCCGAGGAGCTCGGTGTGAAGGTCGAGGTCGGCGAGGAGCTCGTGGCCCCGAACGGCCTGGGCTGGGACCTGCCTCCGTCCCACCGCATGCGCGTCTGGCTGGTGCGGGTGACCGACGGTGAGCCGGCCCCGATCGAGGTCCACGACGAGCTCCGGCACCTGCCCCTGGGAAGCTGGACGACGGGCGTGAGCTGGCTCCGCGCCGACGTCCCGATCGTGCGGGCGCTCACCGCTCTGGCGGAGGAACGCCAGGGCCACTGA
- a CDS encoding peptide ABC transporter substrate-binding protein codes for MKQRRLIAAGALFAAGALALSACSSDSGSGSGEGSTDANASITIYSTKPQNPLVPGNTNEVGGGNILDAIFRGLVDYDPDTAAPEMSMAESIESTDNKTWTIKLKAGQTFQDGTPVDADSFINAWNWTAYGPNAALNNYFFASFDGYADMNTTDPDDDGPKKAPEPKAKELTGLKKVSDTEFTATLAEAQSFFPTMVGYTAFYPLPKAFFDDPEAYGKKPVANGPFQITAGDGDTGFTLTAWSGYKGEDKPKIAEAVFKTYTSDQAGYSDVLAGNLDFMNQVPAANLVDDQYQTDRPDHFVNKAVGVIQTTTLPQYDDNYKDNPDIGKALSLAIDRDTITKNIFNGGRTPATGWVSPIVDGYKADACGEFCTYDPAKAKEYLAKSKFKGPFTYSFNNDGPGNKEAAEAICNSIKTALEVECTAKPYADFATLRADVTAHKMDSLWRTGWQMDYPHIQNFLEPLYATGAGSNDGLFSSAQFDDLIKKANAAEGEEAYADYQAAEKVLAEKMTIIPLWYQAQQSVWSDRLSNVKVTPKSTLDLTSVTAS; via the coding sequence GTGAAGCAGCGCAGGCTGATTGCTGCTGGCGCTCTGTTCGCGGCGGGCGCTCTTGCCCTGTCCGCCTGCAGCAGCGACAGCGGTAGCGGGTCGGGGGAAGGCAGCACCGACGCCAACGCCTCGATCACGATCTACAGCACCAAGCCCCAGAACCCGCTGGTGCCGGGCAACACCAACGAGGTCGGTGGCGGCAACATTCTCGACGCCATCTTCCGTGGCCTCGTGGACTACGACCCGGACACTGCTGCTCCGGAGATGTCGATGGCCGAGTCCATCGAGTCCACGGACAACAAGACCTGGACGATCAAGCTGAAGGCCGGTCAGACCTTCCAGGACGGCACCCCCGTGGATGCCGACAGCTTCATCAACGCCTGGAACTGGACGGCCTACGGCCCGAACGCCGCGCTGAACAACTACTTCTTCGCGTCCTTCGACGGCTACGCCGACATGAACACGACCGACCCGGACGACGACGGCCCGAAGAAGGCCCCGGAGCCCAAGGCCAAGGAGCTCACCGGCCTCAAGAAGGTCAGCGACACCGAGTTCACGGCCACGCTGGCCGAGGCCCAGTCGTTCTTCCCGACCATGGTCGGTTACACGGCGTTCTACCCGCTCCCGAAGGCGTTCTTCGACGACCCGGAGGCGTACGGCAAGAAGCCGGTCGCCAACGGCCCGTTCCAGATCACCGCGGGTGACGGCGACACCGGCTTCACCCTGACCGCCTGGAGCGGCTACAAGGGCGAGGACAAGCCGAAGATCGCCGAGGCCGTCTTCAAGACGTACACCTCGGACCAGGCCGGTTACTCGGACGTGCTCGCGGGCAACCTGGACTTCATGAACCAGGTGCCGGCCGCCAACCTGGTGGACGACCAGTACCAGACGGACCGTCCGGACCACTTCGTCAACAAGGCCGTCGGCGTCATCCAGACGACGACGCTGCCGCAGTACGACGACAACTACAAGGACAACCCGGACATCGGCAAGGCGCTCTCGCTGGCCATCGACCGGGACACGATCACCAAGAACATCTTCAACGGCGGCCGTACCCCGGCCACCGGCTGGGTGTCCCCGATCGTGGACGGCTACAAGGCCGACGCGTGTGGCGAGTTCTGCACCTACGACCCGGCGAAGGCCAAGGAGTACCTGGCCAAGTCGAAGTTCAAGGGCCCGTTCACGTACAGCTTCAACAACGACGGCCCGGGTAACAAGGAAGCCGCCGAGGCGATCTGCAACAGCATCAAGACCGCCCTCGAGGTCGAGTGCACCGCGAAGCCGTACGCCGACTTCGCGACCCTGCGCGCCGACGTCACCGCTCACAAGATGGACAGCCTCTGGCGTACCGGGTGGCAGATGGACTACCCGCACATCCAGAACTTCCTCGAGCCGCTCTACGCGACCGGCGCCGGTTCGAACGACGGTCTGTTCAGCAGCGCCCAGTTCGACGACCTGATCAAGAAGGCCAACGCCGCCGAGGGTGAAGAGGCGTACGCCGACTACCAGGCCGCCGAGAAGGTCCTGGCCGAGAAGATGACGATCATCCCGCTCTGGTACCAGGCGCAGCAGTCGGTGTGGTCCGACCGTCTGAGCAACGTCAAGGTCACGCCGAAGAGCACGCTGGACCTGACCAGCGTCACGGCCTCCTGA
- a CDS encoding ABC transporter permease, translated as MSELDQVAAAETIEGAPGTPTASVVAAGRSRTLAGDAWETLRSSWVFWASVVVIGVLIVMAVWPGLFAHADPLDCQASRSRGKPGGDAWFGYDVQGCDVYARTMYGARASIMVGAMSTVMSLIFGSAIGIYAGFYGGWVDSILSRITDIFIGIPVLLGSMIILSSIPTPPGSQFLGILKVSLAISILAWPSTARVARSAVIQVKQSDFVAASRALGASRGWMIRKHIIPNSAAPVIVISTISLGGYIGAEATLSYLGIGLQPPVVSWGIAINDAAAYLRNTPHMLLFPALFLAATVLAFIALGDQVREALDPKTM; from the coding sequence ATGAGTGAGCTCGACCAGGTCGCCGCCGCCGAGACGATCGAAGGGGCCCCGGGGACCCCGACGGCCTCCGTCGTCGCGGCGGGCCGTTCCCGCACCCTGGCCGGCGACGCCTGGGAGACCCTGCGCTCGTCGTGGGTGTTCTGGGCGTCGGTCGTCGTCATCGGCGTGCTCATCGTGATGGCCGTCTGGCCGGGCCTCTTCGCCCACGCCGATCCCCTCGACTGCCAGGCCTCGCGCTCGCGCGGCAAGCCCGGCGGGGATGCCTGGTTCGGGTACGACGTGCAGGGCTGTGACGTCTACGCCCGCACCATGTACGGCGCCCGCGCCTCGATCATGGTCGGCGCGATGTCCACGGTGATGTCGCTGATCTTCGGCTCGGCCATCGGTATCTACGCCGGTTTCTACGGCGGCTGGGTCGACAGCATCCTGTCGCGGATCACCGACATCTTCATCGGTATCCCCGTGCTCCTGGGCAGCATGATCATCCTGAGCTCGATCCCGACCCCGCCCGGAAGCCAGTTCCTCGGCATCCTCAAGGTGTCGCTGGCGATCTCGATCCTCGCCTGGCCGTCCACGGCCCGGGTGGCGCGATCGGCCGTGATCCAGGTCAAGCAGTCGGACTTCGTGGCGGCGTCGCGGGCCCTGGGCGCCAGCCGCGGCTGGATGATCCGCAAGCACATCATCCCGAACTCGGCCGCGCCGGTCATCGTCATCAGCACGATCAGCCTCGGTGGTTACATCGGTGCGGAGGCGACCCTGTCGTACCTCGGCATCGGCCTGCAGCCGCCGGTGGTCTCGTGGGGTATCGCGATCAACGACGCCGCGGCGTACCTGCGCAACACGCCGCACATGCTGCTGTTCCCGGCGCTCTTCCTCGCCGCCACCGTGCTGGCCTTCATCGCCCTGGGCGACCAGGTGCGCGAGGCCCTCGACCCGAAGACGATGTGA
- the mshB gene encoding N-acetyl-1-D-myo-inositol-2-amino-2-deoxy-alpha-D-glucopyranoside deacetylase — translation MSDNPRRIVFVHAHPDDETIGNGATMAKYVAEGAQVTLITCTRGEQGEVIPPELKHLEGQADRLGDHRVAELAAAMTVLGVRDHRFLGDPTVPGRTAQAVRASKSSVFADSGMAYDHDGGVIPSPTPPPGAFALTPVEDAATHLAAALRELRPHVVVTYEPGGGYGHPDHVQAHLVTMRAVELAAIEGPEGEEAWPVPKVYWTVQPETLTREALRTLNSSLGDAYTGVDPDGRLPSVVMADELVTAAVDATGQLVAKADALRAHATQAVVGPGNAWFALSNDVAQPLLAMEFYRLVRGRPGADVDELGRETDLFTL, via the coding sequence ATGAGCGACAACCCGCGGCGCATCGTCTTCGTCCACGCCCATCCCGACGACGAGACCATCGGGAACGGCGCCACGATGGCCAAGTACGTGGCCGAGGGCGCCCAGGTCACGCTGATCACCTGCACCCGGGGCGAGCAGGGTGAGGTGATCCCGCCGGAGCTGAAACACCTGGAGGGGCAGGCCGACCGCCTGGGCGACCACCGCGTCGCCGAGCTCGCGGCCGCGATGACCGTGCTCGGTGTGCGCGATCACCGTTTCCTCGGTGACCCCACGGTTCCGGGCCGTACCGCGCAGGCCGTCCGCGCGTCCAAAAGCAGCGTCTTCGCCGACTCGGGCATGGCCTACGACCACGACGGCGGCGTGATCCCCTCACCCACTCCGCCGCCCGGCGCCTTCGCTCTGACCCCGGTGGAGGACGCGGCCACGCACCTCGCCGCGGCGCTGCGGGAGCTGCGTCCGCACGTCGTGGTCACCTACGAACCCGGCGGCGGTTACGGGCATCCCGACCATGTGCAGGCCCATCTGGTCACGATGCGCGCGGTCGAGCTGGCGGCGATCGAGGGGCCCGAGGGGGAGGAGGCCTGGCCGGTGCCCAAGGTCTACTGGACCGTCCAGCCCGAGACCCTCACCCGCGAGGCGCTGCGCACCCTGAACAGCAGCCTGGGGGACGCGTACACGGGCGTCGATCCCGACGGTCGCCTCCCGAGCGTGGTGATGGCGGACGAGCTGGTCACCGCGGCGGTCGACGCCACCGGGCAGCTGGTCGCCAAGGCGGACGCCCTGCGCGCGCACGCCACCCAGGCCGTGGTCGGGCCCGGCAATGCCTGGTTCGCCCTGAGCAACGACGTGGCCCAGCCGCTGCTGGCCATGGAGTTCTACCGGCTCGTGCGGGGTCGTCCCGGCGCGGACGTCGACGAGCTGGGCCGGGAGACCGACCTCTTCACTCTGTGA